A genomic stretch from Nitrospirota bacterium includes:
- a CDS encoding MBL fold metallo-hydrolase: MSDTKSISPAELKKRLDELKVEFLFDLRNEDEFKAWRIEGKEDFPVLNIPQIDFVGEETRHLNRFPKDKEIIAVCAHGDSSLYEAELLTGKGFNAVNLEGGMDAWSEYYEIHKASDAPVIYQIYRTSRGCMCHMTVSGNEAVVIDPGRHIEKIIAFADSLGAKITHVIDTHLHADHISGARDLAQKAGAKFFMNPIDAEGATFKFEPLTDGMEIISGDNNFFAIHTPGHTPGITSLLLNGKYLFTGDTIMKTDMGRPDLGGKAEEWAGMLYNTLFNKLKSLGDDIIILPSHADSIKEQGESNIVSLTLGEARRDSKLFSLTDDREFIMYILESLPKNPESYQEMRKANLGIISPDEAKKKELEIGKNLCVMKKTEQA, from the coding sequence ATGTCAGATACGAAGAGCATATCCCCTGCTGAGCTTAAGAAGCGCCTTGATGAACTGAAGGTCGAGTTTCTCTTTGACCTCAGGAATGAAGACGAATTCAAGGCATGGCGGATTGAGGGCAAGGAAGATTTCCCTGTGCTGAATATACCTCAGATAGATTTTGTCGGTGAAGAAACCCGCCACTTGAATCGTTTTCCGAAAGACAAGGAGATAATCGCGGTCTGCGCGCACGGCGATTCATCGCTTTATGAGGCGGAACTTCTTACCGGGAAAGGCTTCAATGCCGTGAACCTTGAGGGCGGCATGGACGCGTGGAGCGAATACTACGAGATACACAAGGCATCGGACGCGCCGGTCATTTATCAGATATACAGGACTTCAAGAGGCTGCATGTGTCATATGACAGTCTCCGGCAATGAGGCAGTTGTCATAGACCCGGGAAGGCATATTGAAAAGATAATCGCCTTCGCTGATTCGCTGGGCGCAAAGATCACGCATGTAATTGACACTCACCTTCACGCAGACCATATATCAGGCGCAAGGGATCTTGCGCAAAAGGCCGGGGCGAAGTTCTTCATGAATCCCATAGATGCCGAAGGAGCGACATTTAAATTCGAGCCGCTTACAGACGGCATGGAGATAATATCAGGTGATAACAATTTCTTTGCGATACACACGCCCGGCCACACTCCCGGGATAACAAGCCTGCTCTTAAACGGCAAATATCTTTTCACAGGCGATACGATAATGAAGACTGACATGGGGCGCCCTGACCTTGGTGGCAAGGCTGAGGAATGGGCAGGCATGCTTTACAATACGCTCTTTAATAAGCTCAAAAGTCTTGGCGACGATATAATCATCCTGCCGTCACATGCTGACTCCATCAAGGAGCAGGGCGAAAGCAATATCGTCTCGCTCACATTGGGCGAAGCAAGACGCGACAGCAAGCTCTTCAGCCTTACGGATGACAGAGAGTTCATAATGTACATCCTGGAGAGCCTGCCGAAAAATCCTGAAAGCTATCAGGAGATGAGAAAGGCGAACCTCGGCATCATTTCACCTGACGAAGCAAAGAAGAAAGAGCTTGAGATAGGCAAGAACCTCTGCGTCATGAAGAAGACGGAACAGGCTTAA
- a CDS encoding pyridoxamine 5'-phosphate oxidase family protein: MDLKNYFENAKGTGVFSTADSDGKVNAAIYGRPHVFDDGTIAFLMRQKLTHHNLQSNPYAMFLFHESAPGYSGIRLYLKKIKEETESPLIAKMTRGSLTPEEDKAKGPKHLVHFKVEKILPLIGSGTTG, encoded by the coding sequence ATGGATCTGAAGAACTATTTTGAAAATGCAAAGGGCACAGGAGTATTTTCTACCGCTGATTCAGATGGAAAGGTAAATGCAGCCATCTACGGCCGTCCGCATGTTTTTGATGACGGCACCATCGCCTTCTTAATGCGTCAGAAGCTGACACACCATAATCTTCAATCCAATCCATATGCCATGTTCCTCTTTCACGAAAGCGCGCCCGGTTACAGCGGGATCAGGCTTTACCTGAAGAAGATAAAGGAAGAGACAGAGTCACCGCTCATTGCAAAGATGACGAGAGGCAGCCTCACGCCTGAGGAGGACAAGGCAAAAGGCCCGAAGCATCTCGTGCATTTCAAGGTTGAGAAGATACTGCCTCTTATCGGCAGCGGAACAACTGGTTAA
- a CDS encoding DNA alkylation repair protein — translation MSAETVKKIQQELRCCGDKIIAEHSQRYFKTGKGEYAEGDKFLGLRVPVIRKMVNKHRGITIDDCVKLLSSEFHEERLFALLSLVALYKISDEAVRENIFKLYLKNSKHINNWDLIDLSSPNIIGSHLYDRDRKILYDLARSKSLWKRRIAVMATFYFIRENDFDDSLKLAELLLQDKEDLIHKATGWMLREIWKRDTKAAERFLKSHLKIMPRTMLRYAIEKMPEERRMKYLKGVI, via the coding sequence ATGAGCGCAGAGACAGTCAAAAAGATACAGCAGGAATTACGCTGTTGCGGGGATAAGATCATCGCTGAGCATTCGCAGAGATATTTTAAGACCGGCAAGGGTGAATACGCGGAAGGCGATAAATTCCTCGGGTTGCGAGTGCCGGTGATTCGGAAAATGGTAAATAAGCATCGCGGGATAACGATCGATGATTGCGTAAAACTCCTGTCATCAGAATTTCACGAAGAGCGGTTATTCGCCCTGCTCTCTCTTGTAGCGTTATACAAAATATCAGATGAGGCGGTCAGGGAAAATATCTTCAAGCTTTACCTGAAAAATTCGAAGCATATAAACAACTGGGATCTGATAGACCTTTCTTCACCGAATATAATCGGCAGTCATTTGTATGACCGCGACAGAAAGATACTCTATGACCTTGCAAGATCAAAGAGCCTGTGGAAGCGGAGGATCGCTGTCATGGCAACATTTTATTTCATCAGGGAGAATGATTTTGATGACTCGCTGAAGCTGGCAGAACTCCTTCTTCAGGATAAAGAAGACCTGATACATAAGGCGACAGGCTGGATGCTGCGTGAGATATGGAAGAGAGATACAAAGGCCGCGGAAAGATTTCTCAAGAGCCATCTGAAGATAATGCCGCGCACCATGCTCAGGTACGCAATAGAAAAAATGCCTGAAGAAAGAAGAATGAAATACTTAAAAGGAGTGATATAA
- a CDS encoding DUF433 domain-containing protein, whose product MLDRITINPDICEGKPVIRNLRITVDFILKLLGDAYDADEIVKNYPELEKEDVYQAAKYGAWLASEKTIAIA is encoded by the coding sequence ATGCTCGACAGAATAACTATAAATCCTGATATTTGCGAAGGCAAGCCTGTCATCAGAAATCTCCGCATCACTGTAGATTTTATCCTGAAACTCTTGGGCGATGCTTATGATGCTGATGAAATCGTCAAGAACTATCCGGAGCTTGAGAAGGAAGACGTATATCAAGCCGCAAAATACGGGGCATGGTTAGCCAGCGAGAAGACTATTGCCATTGCATGA
- a CDS encoding DUF5615 family PIN-like protein, which translates to MADLHISPETVFFLKSLGHDTVRVNEIMPPTSSDKEIVQAAITNNRVVLTQDLDFSEIIALSGKTKPSLISLRLSSSRIEHVNSVLDKILPMVISFMAVFLAVLRNYNIRG; encoded by the coding sequence TTGGCTGACCTGCATATCTCGCCCGAAACAGTTTTTTTCCTCAAAAGCCTTGGCCACGATACAGTCCGCGTAAATGAAATAATGCCGCCGACTTCCTCTGACAAAGAAATCGTTCAAGCTGCCATAACCAACAATAGAGTAGTTCTCACACAGGATCTGGATTTTTCAGAGATAATTGCTCTCTCCGGCAAAACCAAGCCTTCGCTCATTTCATTGAGGTTGTCTTCTTCACGCATCGAACATGTGAATTCTGTTTTGGATAAAATATTGCCCATGGTTATCTCTTTTATGGCTGTGTTCTTAGCGGTCTTGAGGAATTATAACATTAGGGGGTGA
- a CDS encoding addiction module protein, with product MGTISKELSAKIKSLPDNEKIELVDSILMQLDKPDPEIDRIWAEEAKKRWEAYKAGKVETVSYEQVMKKHSAR from the coding sequence ATGGGAACTATCAGTAAAGAGCTTTCAGCGAAGATTAAATCTTTGCCGGACAATGAGAAGATTGAACTGGTGGATTCTATCCTGATGCAGCTCGATAAGCCAGACCCTGAAATTGACCGCATCTGGGCTGAAGAAGCTAAAAAAAGATGGGAAGCGTATAAGGCTGGTAAAGTAGAAACTGTTTCTTACGAACAGGTAATGAAAAAACATAGCGCCAGATGA
- a CDS encoding type II toxin-antitoxin system RelE/ParE family toxin: MKVRFLKPAQSEVDDAVAWYDSQSRNLGTQFLDDLDRAVRRIVAYPLSNIKIEEDIRRCLLSRFLYGIIYGIDSETVVVIAVAHLHREPRYWIDRLLDSKIK; this comes from the coding sequence ATGAAGGTTCGTTTCTTAAAACCTGCACAATCTGAAGTTGATGATGCAGTCGCATGGTATGATTCTCAGTCACGCAATCTCGGTACACAATTTTTGGATGATCTTGACCGCGCAGTCAGAAGAATTGTGGCGTATCCCCTATCAAACATAAAAATCGAAGAAGATATTCGGCGCTGTCTTTTATCAAGATTCCTATATGGCATAATCTACGGCATTGATTCTGAAACTGTTGTGGTTATCGCAGTTGCCCATCTGCACAGAGAGCCGAGATATTGGATTGACAGACTGCTTGATTCTAAGATCAAATGA
- a CDS encoding nucleotidyltransferase family protein: protein MLTREAVNETLRKNKQDIQLQFHVVQLGLFGSYRRDEQNAGSDIDILVEFARGHKDLFNYLHLKNYLEEILGTNVDLVMKEAVKPKLKNAILGQVSYV from the coding sequence ATGCTTACAAGAGAAGCCGTTAATGAAACTCTGAGAAAAAACAAACAAGACATTCAGTTGCAATTTCATGTTGTGCAGCTCGGGCTTTTCGGTTCATATCGGAGAGATGAGCAAAATGCCGGCAGCGACATTGACATCCTTGTTGAATTTGCAAGAGGGCATAAAGACCTTTTCAATTATCTTCATCTCAAAAACTACCTTGAGGAGATTTTAGGGACGAATGTTGATCTTGTTATGAAAGAAGCTGTCAAGCCGAAATTGAAGAATGCAATATTGGGGCAAGTCAGCTATGTCTGA
- a CDS encoding addiction module protein: MSWQQKIELVDSILMQLDKPDPVIDCKWAEEAKKRWDAYKAGKVETVSYEEVMRR, from the coding sequence ATGAGCTGGCAACAGAAGATTGAGTTGGTGGATTCTATCCTGATGCAGCTCGATAAGCCAGACCCTGTAATTGACTGCAAATGGGCTGAAGAAGCAAAAAAAAGATGGGATGCGTATAAGGCGGGTAAAGTAGAAACTGTATCTTACGAAGAAGTAATGAGGAGGTAA
- a CDS encoding type II toxin-antitoxin system RelE/ParE family toxin, producing the protein MSHKLVYTRRAEKDIKKFDPSIKLHIGKAILKLQNNPFEHSEKLTDPKIGTYRFRIGDYRVIFDIQGKDIVILRVGHRKEIYKRL; encoded by the coding sequence ATGAGCCACAAACTGGTCTATACCCGCAGGGCGGAAAAGGATATCAAGAAATTTGATCCTTCCATAAAACTTCATATCGGCAAAGCCATTCTGAAATTGCAGAACAATCCTTTTGAACATTCTGAAAAACTGACAGATCCTAAAATTGGAACCTACCGTTTTCGCATCGGTGATTACAGGGTCATTTTTGATATACAAGGTAAAGATATTGTTATCCTGAGAGTCGGCCACCGCAAGGAAATCTATAAGAGGCTTTAA
- a CDS encoding DUF4149 domain-containing protein, which produces MSRLKISIYNILLALWVGGMAIFTFLITPVIFKGFERDTASAIVDKLFPFYFPYNLIISLTALVSFLLVAKFQTGIARQLSLGLIIAAIVINAFITFKLYPDVRKVKATITSFEQTSPESLERKEFRKLHGISAVLNLLLLIDGVTLIVINSVPRE; this is translated from the coding sequence ATGTCCAGATTAAAAATAAGCATATACAACATACTGCTTGCATTGTGGGTCGGAGGGATGGCGATATTTACTTTCCTCATAACACCTGTCATATTCAAGGGCTTTGAACGCGATACAGCAAGCGCGATCGTGGACAAGCTCTTTCCTTTTTACTTTCCGTACAACCTGATCATCTCTCTAACTGCGCTGGTGAGCTTTCTTCTTGTCGCAAAATTTCAGACTGGCATCGCCAGACAATTATCCCTTGGACTGATCATAGCTGCCATCGTGATCAACGCCTTTATCACATTTAAGCTCTACCCTGACGTCAGGAAGGTAAAGGCAACGATAACCTCTTTTGAGCAGACATCTCCGGAGTCATTAGAAAGGAAGGAGTTCAGAAAACTTCACGGGATCAGCGCTGTCTTGAACCTTTTGCTGCTGATCGACGGCGTTACACTTATCGTTATCAACTCAGTACCGAGGGAATAG
- a CDS encoding PAS domain S-box protein, translated as MSIRLKLTITFLLFVLVPSLFGSVLTFTNYKKSLETVRLANVRDIAAFKADKIETYFAGLKANLELSQGYYNIRKNLPVMIRLAKAPDNPEFVLSRKILDAQLQHMQSVLSLSDIMLANPMGEIVYSSNPEHKLKDFLGMLHDPQQKAFAEGKNKVYFSDIFLDKAQGNKPSMLVSGPAFDLDGVFIGVIAFEVDMNSIYELIQDITGLGNTGEVLLGKRIGNEVVYLNPLRHDPAATLKRTISIGGELGVPIQEAVQGRKGAGRLIDYSGREVIAAWRYMPFLDWGMVAKIDTEEAFADVTNLRRMVIVVLSFIFLLCGTIAFSIARSISAPIKTLSRGAEIVGSGNLDHKVGTGLKDEIGQLSRAFDRMTGDLKKITASRDELNSEIAERKRAEQLLLESEGRLKRAQEIAHLGGWELDLVNNNLTWSDEVYRIFGLQPQEFAATYEAFLDAVHPDDRAAVDEAYSGSLREGKDSYEVEHRVIRKYSGEIRYVHEKCGHVRDGSGRVVRSAGMVHDITERKLAEAAVIRAKEEWERTFNSVPDLIAILDTKHRIVRVNKAMAEKLGLNAEQCIGLPCYKYVHGLSEPPDFCPHKHTMKDCRQHVREVNEPRLGGDFLVSTTPLLNEKGEMTGSVHVARDISERKRAEEAIKKLNEDLRHHVLQLEAANRELEAFSYSVSHDLRSPLRSVAGFSRALFEDYADKLNSEGRDFLERILAATQKMGQLIDDLLNLSRVSRSEMRREEVNLSGLAGNIADMLRKTHPERQAEFIITEGLAARGDEHLLTIVLENLLGNAWKFTGKNQRAVIEFGVYHPFHPPASPLNKGGIKEGSGGEQGVAGKDVYFVKDNGAGFDMSYAGKIFSPFQRLHSVSEFPGTGIGLATVKRIINRHGGNVWIEAEAGKGTTVYFTV; from the coding sequence ATGTCTATCAGATTAAAACTTACTATCACATTTCTGCTCTTTGTCCTGGTACCTTCACTTTTTGGCAGCGTCCTGACCTTCACTAATTATAAAAAATCCCTGGAGACCGTTCGCCTTGCAAACGTGCGGGATATCGCAGCTTTTAAGGCGGACAAAATTGAAACATATTTTGCCGGGCTGAAGGCCAATTTAGAGCTCTCACAGGGCTATTACAACATCAGGAAAAATCTTCCCGTAATGATCCGCCTTGCCAAAGCTCCGGACAATCCGGAATTTGTTCTCTCCCGAAAAATACTCGATGCTCAATTGCAGCATATGCAGTCGGTCTTGTCCCTTTCCGATATTATGCTTGCCAATCCCATGGGCGAGATAGTTTACTCAAGCAATCCTGAACACAAACTGAAAGATTTTTTGGGCATGCTTCATGACCCGCAGCAAAAGGCCTTTGCGGAAGGGAAGAACAAGGTTTATTTTTCCGATATTTTTTTAGATAAAGCGCAAGGCAATAAGCCGTCAATGCTGGTTTCCGGCCCGGCCTTTGATCTTGACGGCGTTTTTATCGGGGTCATCGCTTTTGAGGTGGACATGAACTCCATTTATGAACTTATTCAGGATATAACGGGGCTTGGCAATACCGGTGAGGTTTTGCTCGGGAAGAGAATTGGAAACGAGGTGGTATATTTAAATCCATTGAGGCATGACCCGGCAGCTACTCTTAAGAGGACTATAAGTATCGGAGGGGAGCTTGGAGTCCCCATACAGGAGGCGGTGCAGGGCAGAAAAGGGGCCGGCCGGTTGATCGATTACAGTGGCAGGGAAGTTATAGCAGCCTGGCGGTATATGCCTTTCTTAGACTGGGGAATGGTCGCCAAGATCGATACTGAAGAAGCATTCGCCGATGTGACAAATCTGAGACGCATGGTGATCGTTGTTCTCTCATTCATTTTTTTACTGTGCGGCACTATCGCATTTTCAATCGCCCGGTCTATTTCCGCTCCAATTAAGACCCTCTCCAGGGGCGCGGAGATCGTGGGAAGCGGAAACCTGGACCATAAAGTCGGAACCGGACTGAAAGATGAAATAGGCCAGCTTTCAAGGGCATTCGATAGAATGACAGGGGATCTGAAGAAGATCACCGCATCGCGCGATGAATTGAACAGTGAGATCGCCGAACGCAAACGTGCGGAGCAGTTGCTGTTGGAAAGCGAAGGCCGCCTGAAGCGGGCACAGGAGATAGCTCACCTCGGAGGCTGGGAACTTGACCTTGTCAATAATAACCTTACATGGTCTGATGAGGTCTACAGGATATTCGGATTGCAGCCGCAGGAATTTGCCGCTACCTATGAGGCGTTCCTTGACGCGGTGCACCCTGATGACCGCGCGGCGGTGGACGAAGCTTATTCCGGTTCGCTCAGAGAAGGGAAAGATTCCTATGAGGTCGAGCACAGGGTGATACGGAAATATTCAGGCGAGATACGTTATGTCCACGAAAAATGCGGGCATGTCCGGGACGGCTCCGGCAGGGTTGTGCGTTCAGCGGGAATGGTGCATGACATCACTGAACGCAAGCTTGCGGAGGCAGCTGTCATACGCGCCAAGGAAGAGTGGGAGCGCACCTTCAACAGCGTGCCCGACCTTATCGCCATTTTAGACACTAAGCACAGGATCGTCAGGGTCAACAAGGCGATGGCCGAAAAGTTGGGACTCAATGCAGAACAGTGCATAGGCCTGCCATGTTACAAATATGTACACGGCTTGTCCGAACCTCCTGATTTCTGCCCTCATAAACATACCATGAAAGATTGCCGCCAGCATGTCAGAGAAGTTAATGAGCCCCGCCTTGGGGGCGATTTCCTGGTAAGCACAACACCGCTCTTGAACGAGAAGGGGGAAATGACCGGTTCAGTGCATGTGGCTCGCGACATCTCCGAGCGCAAGCGGGCTGAGGAGGCGATCAAAAAACTGAATGAGGACCTCAGGCATCATGTCCTGCAGCTTGAAGCCGCCAACAGGGAGCTTGAGGCCTTCAGCTATTCCGTGTCCCACGACCTGCGCTCTCCGCTCAGAAGCGTTGCCGGCTTCAGCCGGGCGCTGTTTGAAGACTATGCGGATAAACTCAATTCGGAGGGCAGGGATTTCCTTGAACGCATACTCGCCGCCACCCAGAAGATGGGACAGCTCATTGACGATCTGTTAAACCTCTCCCGCGTGTCGCGGTCGGAGATGAGGCGCGAAGAGGTGAACCTGAGCGGGCTTGCCGGAAATATTGCAGACATGCTCAGGAAGACGCATCCTGAACGGCAGGCGGAGTTCATCATCACCGAAGGCCTTGCAGCGCGCGGAGATGAGCATCTGCTGACTATCGTGCTGGAGAACCTTCTCGGCAACGCATGGAAGTTCACAGGTAAAAACCAGCGCGCGGTGATAGAATTCGGAGTTTACCACCCCTTTCACCCCCCTGCGTCCCCCCTTAATAAGGGGGGAATTAAAGAGGGGTCAGGAGGGGAGCAAGGGGTAGCAGGAAAGGACGTGTATTTTGTAAAGGACAACGGCGCGGGTTTTGATATGTCATACGCGGGCAAGATATTCAGCCCTTTCCAGCGGCTGCATTCTGTGAGTGAATTTCCAGGCACCGGCATCGGCCTTGCCACGGTGAAGCGGATCATAAACCGCCACGGCGGAAACGTCTGGATAGAGGCAGAGGCGGGGAAGGGAACTACGGTTTATTTTACGGTATAA
- a CDS encoding response regulator has translation MRSKIILLVEDNPDDVKLTLRALKKNKILNEVIVAEDGVEALDYLLGTGKFAGRDTSLQPQVILLDLKMPRMDGLEVLHRIRADERTKLLPVVILTTSSEDKDRIESYKFGANSYIRKPVDFNQFTDAVQQLGLYWLVLNEGPQ, from the coding sequence ATGAGATCAAAGATTATTCTTTTGGTGGAAGACAATCCTGATGACGTAAAACTGACGCTGAGGGCGCTTAAAAAAAACAAAATACTGAACGAAGTGATCGTCGCGGAGGACGGTGTCGAGGCGCTTGACTACCTTTTAGGAACGGGCAAATTTGCCGGGCGCGACACGTCGCTGCAGCCGCAGGTGATCCTGCTCGACCTTAAGATGCCGAGGATGGACGGGCTTGAAGTATTGCACCGCATACGGGCGGATGAAAGAACAAAACTTTTGCCCGTTGTGATCCTCACTACATCAAGCGAGGACAAAGACCGTATCGAGAGCTACAAGTTCGGGGCCAACAGCTACATTCGCAAGCCCGTGGACTTCAATCAATTTACAGATGCCGTTCAGCAGCTGGGGCTTTACTGGCTGGTGCTTAATGAAGGGCCGCAATAA
- a CDS encoding PAS domain S-box protein, with amino-acid sequence MNKLLHVLIIEDSEDDAFLLLRELKRGGYEPVFERIETAAAMKEALDKRRWDVIISDYSMPQFSGLAALNLLQETGRDIPFIIVSGKIGEDVAVEAMKAGAHDYIIKGNLARLLPAVERELREAEMRGDRKRIEEDRALLTAAAESAPDAIIITDAAGKIRYMNPAVERITGYSEEEAVGNDLHIFDSGSNGQAVYEAAREAMDQGQAWKGLLISKKKDGTTYHEDCTISPVRDITGKISNYVLVRRDVTDKLRLESIAEAVNTMNNIGYVFSGIRHEIGNPVNSIKMTLNVLKKNIDKFGKENILEYIGRALSESSRIEYLLKSLRNFNMFERPEMQDVEIGPFMYNFYSLILGDSMSKGITVTRSVSEDAGAFYVDPRALQQVLLNIFTNAVDACEEREAPAIDISVSKIPDMIRIRIKDNGKGMTAEEQKDLFKPFHTSKRHGTGLGLVICKKMLSNMNCLIEIQSMKGTGTATDILIPEKKPE; translated from the coding sequence ATGAACAAACTACTCCACGTTTTAATTATCGAAGACTCGGAAGATGACGCCTTTCTTCTGCTTCGTGAGCTGAAGCGGGGCGGATATGAGCCTGTCTTTGAGCGGATAGAGACTGCCGCAGCCATGAAAGAGGCGCTTGATAAGAGGAGATGGGATGTCATCATCTCGGATTACAGCATGCCGCAATTCAGCGGGCTTGCTGCCCTGAACCTGCTTCAGGAGACCGGCCGGGACATCCCCTTCATTATTGTATCCGGCAAGATCGGCGAAGATGTCGCAGTTGAGGCGATGAAGGCCGGTGCGCACGATTATATTATAAAAGGCAATCTGGCAAGACTCCTTCCAGCCGTTGAACGGGAACTTCGGGAAGCTGAGATGCGCGGCGACCGGAAAAGGATAGAAGAAGACCGTGCGCTCCTTACGGCAGCGGCGGAATCAGCGCCTGACGCCATCATAATAACCGATGCAGCAGGGAAGATCCGGTATATGAACCCTGCCGTTGAACGCATAACAGGTTATTCAGAGGAAGAGGCTGTTGGAAATGACCTTCATATCTTCGACAGCGGCAGTAACGGCCAGGCTGTTTATGAGGCGGCCAGAGAAGCGATGGATCAGGGGCAGGCATGGAAAGGGCTGCTCATCAGTAAAAAGAAGGACGGCACAACGTATCATGAAGATTGCACGATCTCGCCGGTCAGGGATATTACGGGAAAGATATCCAACTATGTGCTGGTAAGGCGCGATGTGACGGATAAGCTCAGGCTTGAATCTATCGCAGAGGCGGTCAATACCATGAATAATATCGGATATGTTTTTTCCGGGATCAGGCATGAAATAGGCAATCCGGTAAATTCAATTAAGATGACGCTGAATGTCCTGAAGAAGAATATTGATAAATTCGGGAAGGAGAATATTCTGGAATACATCGGCCGGGCGCTCAGCGAGTCTTCGAGGATTGAATATCTCCTGAAGAGCCTCAGGAACTTCAATATGTTTGAAAGGCCTGAAATGCAGGATGTGGAGATAGGCCCATTTATGTATAATTTCTATTCATTGATCCTCGGTGATTCCATGAGCAAGGGGATCACCGTTACAAGGTCAGTATCAGAGGATGCCGGGGCTTTTTATGTGGACCCGAGGGCGCTGCAGCAGGTGCTTCTGAACATATTCACCAATGCAGTGGACGCATGCGAAGAGAGAGAGGCTCCGGCAATAGATATCAGCGTATCAAAGATACCGGACATGATACGCATACGCATAAAAGACAATGGAAAAGGTATGACTGCGGAAGAGCAGAAGGATCTCTTCAAGCCTTTTCATACAAGCAAGCGTCATGGGACAGGCCTCGGCCTTGTTATATGCAAAAAGATGCTCTCGAATATGAACTGTCTGATTGAGATACAGAGCATGAAAGGTACAGGCACGGCAACGGACATACTCATTCCTGAGAAAAAGCCGGAGTAA
- a CDS encoding response regulator yields MASRKNILLVDDEKTFLMSLSEGLSMLNKGLNVLTAENGEEAIETLSSSKCDLLVTDVRMPKKDGFDVLKYVLKNIPNMPVIVMTAHHDKAMFEGLNIIGWHCVEKPLDFNELSKQIFSILEIEG; encoded by the coding sequence ATGGCTTCGCGTAAAAACATACTGCTGGTGGATGATGAGAAGACTTTTTTGATGAGCCTGTCAGAAGGCCTCTCTATGTTAAATAAAGGCCTGAACGTGTTAACAGCAGAGAACGGAGAGGAGGCTATCGAGACCTTAAGTTCATCAAAGTGTGACCTGCTTGTCACCGATGTGAGAATGCCTAAAAAAGACGGCTTTGATGTGCTGAAGTATGTATTGAAAAATATCCCGAATATGCCGGTTATTGTGATGACGGCACATCACGATAAGGCCATGTTTGAAGGCCTGAATATAATCGGTTGGCACTGTGTGGAGAAACCTCTCGACTTTAACGAGCTTTCCAAACAGATATTCAGTATATTGGAGATAGAGGGATAA